The following coding sequences lie in one Colletes latitarsis isolate SP2378_abdomen unplaced genomic scaffold, iyColLati1 scaffold0013, whole genome shotgun sequence genomic window:
- the LOC143350688 gene encoding uncharacterized protein LOC143350688, giving the protein MIAQFTGEDHRNWDQWLPELTFAYNTARHDTTGHTPAFLNYGRELPIPDPVRIRSPDAPDDPGQADFETWHRRLRQLQDAYQLARWTQARAHEGQRKTYKLRRRDWRPQIGDEVIRREHHLSAASRGFNAKLAPKYDGPFRVVEFEGPNPSKLAPAQAHSGNHINARPSPGLASGLRPGHYRPESADRHHVCRPAPGPPTWERWI; this is encoded by the exons ATGATCGCCCAATTTACCGGCGAAGATCACCGCAACTGGGACCAATGGCTGCCGGAACTGACGTTCGCCTACAATACCGCACGCCACGACACCACGGGCCACACCCCGGCCTTCCTCAATTATGGACGGGAATTGCCGATTCCGGATCCGGTCCGGATCCGATCCCCGGACGCACCCGACGACCCCGGCCAGGCCGACTTCGAAACCTGGCATCGCCGTCTACGACAACTCCAGGACGCTTACCAGCTCGCCAGATGGACCCAGGCCAGAGCCCACGAAGGCCAACGGAAGACATACAAACTTCGCCGCCGGGACTGGCGACCCCAAATCGGCGACGAAGTAATACGGCGGGAGCACCACCTCAGCGCCGCCAGTCGAGGCTTTAACGCCAAGTTGGCGCCAAAATACGACGGTCCCTTCCGAGTAGTGGAATTCGAGGGACCAAAC CCCAGCAAGCTAGCGCCGGCGCAAGCCCACTCGGGTAATCACATCAACGCCCGGCCGAGTCCAGGCCTCGCATCCGGCCTCCGACCGGGCCACTACCGGCCCGAAAGTGCAGACCGCCACCACGTCTGCAGACCAGCACCCGGACCCCCGACCTGGGAGCGCTGGATCTGA